From one Synechocystis sp. PCC 6803 substr. PCC-P genomic stretch:
- the aroA gene encoding 3-phosphoshikimate 1-carboxyvinyltransferase, giving the protein MALLSLNNHQSHQRLTVNPPAQGVALTGRLRVPGDKSISHRALMLGAIATGETIIEGLLLGEDPRSTAHCFRAMGAEISELNSEKIIVQGRGLGQLQEPSTVLDAGNSGTTMRLMLGLLAGQKDCLFTVTGDDSLRHRPMSRVIQPLQQMGAKIWARSNGKFAPLAVQGSQLKPIHYHSPIASAQVKSCLLLAGLTTEGDTTVTEPALSRDHSERMLQAFGAKLTIDPVTHSVTVHGPAHLTGQRVVVPGDISSAAFWLVAASILPGSELLVENVGINPTRTGVLEVLAQMGADITPENERLVTGEPVADLRVRASHLQGCTFGGEIIPRLIDEIPILAVAAAFAEGTTRIEDAAELRVKESDRLAAIASELGKMGAKVTEFDDGLEIQGGSPLQGAEVDSLTDHRIAMALAIAALGSGGQTIINRAEAAAISYPEFFGTLGQVAQG; this is encoded by the coding sequence ATGGCCTTGCTTTCCCTCAACAATCATCAATCCCATCAACGCTTAACTGTTAATCCCCCTGCCCAAGGGGTCGCTTTGACTGGCCGCCTAAGGGTGCCGGGGGATAAATCCATTTCCCATCGGGCCTTGATGTTGGGGGCGATCGCCACCGGGGAAACCATTATCGAAGGGCTACTGTTGGGGGAAGATCCCCGTAGTACGGCCCATTGCTTTCGGGCCATGGGAGCAGAAATCAGCGAACTAAATTCAGAAAAAATCATCGTTCAGGGTCGGGGTCTGGGACAGTTGCAGGAACCCAGTACCGTTTTGGATGCGGGGAACTCTGGCACCACCATGCGCTTAATGTTGGGCTTGCTAGCCGGGCAAAAAGATTGTTTATTCACCGTCACCGGCGATGATTCCCTCCGTCACCGCCCCATGTCCCGGGTAATTCAACCCTTGCAACAAATGGGGGCAAAAATTTGGGCCCGGAGTAACGGCAAGTTTGCGCCGCTGGCAGTCCAGGGTAGCCAATTAAAACCGATCCATTACCATTCCCCCATTGCTTCAGCCCAGGTAAAGTCCTGCCTGTTGCTAGCGGGGTTAACCACCGAGGGGGACACCACGGTTACAGAACCAGCTCTATCCCGGGATCATAGCGAACGCATGTTGCAGGCCTTTGGAGCCAAATTAACCATTGATCCAGTAACCCATAGCGTCACTGTCCATGGCCCGGCCCATTTAACGGGGCAACGGGTGGTGGTGCCAGGGGACATCAGCTCGGCGGCCTTTTGGTTAGTGGCGGCATCCATTTTGCCTGGATCAGAATTGTTGGTGGAAAATGTAGGCATTAACCCCACCAGGACAGGGGTGTTGGAAGTGTTGGCCCAGATGGGGGCGGACATTACCCCGGAGAATGAACGATTGGTAACGGGGGAACCGGTAGCAGATCTGCGGGTTAGGGCAAGCCATCTCCAGGGTTGCACCTTCGGCGGCGAAATTATTCCCCGACTGATTGATGAAATTCCCATTTTGGCAGTGGCGGCGGCCTTTGCAGAGGGCACTACCCGCATTGAAGATGCCGCAGAACTGAGGGTTAAAGAAAGCGATCGCCTGGCGGCCATTGCTTCGGAGTTGGGCAAAATGGGGGCCAAAGTCACCGAATTTGATGATGGCCTGGAAATTCAAGGGGGAAGCCCGTTACAAGGGGCCGAGGTGGATAGCTTGACGGATCATCGCATTGCCATGGCGTTGGCGATCGCCGCTTTAGGTAGTGGGGGGCAAACAATTATTAACCGGGCGGAAGCGGCCGCCATTTCCTATCCAGAATTTTTTGGCACGCTAGGGCAAGTTGCCCAAGGATAA
- a CDS encoding radical SAM protein, whose amino-acid sequence MHQAQAERLLFTPASPQADAVPLIFAFPNIYSVGITSLGYQVIWSTLAQRSDVQVSRLFTDAQETLPRSPELVGFSFSWELDYSNILTLLEQLQIPLLAKERAAEDPLIFGGGPVLTANPEPFADFFDLILLGDGENLLPEFIDGYQSVRSCSRNEKLEKLAQIPGIYVPSLYEISYEAAEGKISHIQPSTTAIPAQVSKQTYRGNVLSASTVVTEKAAWENIFMVEVVRSCPEMCRFCLASYLTLPFRPADTEKSLLPAIERGLQVSDRLGLLGASVTQHPEFNELLDYLGKPEFDHVRLSIASVRTNTVDEKLAQTLAKRGTKSLTIAIESGSEKLRQIINKKLTNEEILTAAQQAQAGGLQGLKLYGMVGVPGETRSDVEATVDLLKQVKKVAPGLRLTFGCSTFVPKAHTPFQWYGVNPEAKQRLQFLQKKLRPLGVDFRPESYNWSVMQALISRGDRRLAPLLLLTRHYGDTLGSFKRAFKELKGELPSLNDTVHADWSIADKLPWQHLLGPLPQTTLVKHLQTAQEFF is encoded by the coding sequence ATGCACCAAGCCCAGGCCGAAAGGCTGCTGTTTACCCCTGCGTCTCCCCAAGCCGATGCGGTGCCGTTAATTTTTGCCTTTCCCAACATCTACAGTGTGGGCATTACCAGTTTGGGGTATCAAGTAATTTGGTCAACCTTAGCCCAACGCTCCGATGTGCAGGTTAGTCGTCTTTTCACCGACGCCCAAGAAACGTTACCCCGATCGCCAGAATTGGTAGGCTTTTCCTTTTCCTGGGAGTTGGACTACAGCAATATTTTGACCCTGTTGGAGCAATTACAAATTCCCCTGCTGGCGAAAGAGCGGGCTGCTGAAGATCCTTTAATATTCGGTGGCGGCCCGGTGCTGACCGCTAATCCAGAACCTTTTGCAGACTTTTTTGACCTAATTTTGTTGGGGGACGGGGAAAATCTACTGCCGGAATTTATTGATGGTTACCAAAGCGTGCGGTCTTGTTCTAGGAATGAAAAACTAGAAAAACTAGCCCAAATTCCCGGCATTTATGTGCCTAGTTTGTACGAAATAAGTTACGAAGCCGCTGAGGGCAAAATTAGTCACATCCAACCCAGTACCACCGCCATTCCCGCCCAAGTTAGTAAGCAAACCTACCGGGGTAATGTTCTGTCTGCCTCCACAGTAGTGACGGAAAAGGCCGCATGGGAAAATATTTTCATGGTGGAAGTGGTACGCAGTTGCCCGGAAATGTGTCGATTTTGCCTAGCTAGTTACCTGACGTTACCTTTTCGGCCAGCGGATACGGAAAAATCCCTACTGCCCGCCATTGAACGGGGATTGCAAGTGAGCGATCGCCTGGGATTGTTAGGAGCTTCCGTAACCCAACATCCGGAATTTAACGAGTTGTTGGATTACCTGGGAAAACCAGAATTTGACCATGTGCGGCTCAGCATTGCTTCAGTGCGTACCAACACAGTGGACGAAAAATTGGCCCAAACCTTAGCTAAACGGGGCACTAAATCCCTCACCATTGCCATTGAAAGCGGTTCGGAAAAACTCCGGCAAATTATCAATAAAAAACTGACTAACGAGGAAATTCTCACCGCTGCCCAACAGGCCCAGGCGGGGGGATTACAGGGATTGAAGCTTTATGGCATGGTCGGCGTGCCAGGGGAAACAAGGTCAGATGTGGAAGCAACGGTAGATTTATTAAAACAGGTCAAAAAAGTCGCCCCCGGTTTACGTCTCACCTTTGGCTGTAGCACCTTTGTCCCCAAGGCCCACACCCCGTTCCAATGGTATGGGGTCAATCCGGAAGCCAAACAGCGTCTACAATTTTTGCAAAAAAAACTGCGGCCCCTGGGTGTTGATTTTCGTCCCGAAAGTTATAACTGGTCAGTGATGCAGGCTTTAATTTCCCGTGGCGATCGCCGTTTGGCCCCATTACTTCTACTCACTCGCCATTACGGAGATACGTTGGGCAGTTTTAAGCGAGCTTTTAAGGAATTAAAGGGAGAATTACCCAGTTTGAACGATACGGTCCATGCCGATTGGTCAATTGCGGATAAATTACCCTGGCAGCACTTGCTGGGGCCTTTACCCCAAACTACCTTGGTAAAACATTTACAAACCGCCCAGGAGTTTTTCTAA
- the purB gene encoding adenylosuccinate lyase, producing MIERYTLPEMGKIWTDTYKLQTWLDVEIAVCEAQAELGYIPQAAVDEIKAKAKFDPQRVLEIEAEVRHDVIAFLTNVNEYVGDAGRYIHLGLTSSDVLDTALALQLVASLDLILEQLEKLIQAIRYQAQQHRYTVMVGRSHGIHAEPITFGFKLAGWLAEVLRNRDRLVRVAQSIAVGKISGAVGTYANIDPKVEAIACQKLGLEPDTASTQVISRDRHAEYVQQLALLAASLERFAVEIRNLQRTDVLEVEEYFSKGQKGSSAMPHKRNPIRSERLTGMARLVRGHAVAALENVALWHERDISHSSVERVAFPDCCILTHFMLKETTDLVKNLLVYPENMKRNMNVYGGVIFSQKVLLALVEKGMNREDAYRVVQGSAHQAWNTEGGNFEELVRADAQVTALLSAEEIDQCFDPQQHLTNLAEIYSRLDI from the coding sequence GTGATCGAACGTTATACCCTGCCTGAAATGGGCAAAATTTGGACGGATACCTACAAGCTACAAACCTGGCTAGACGTGGAAATCGCCGTTTGTGAAGCCCAGGCGGAGTTGGGTTATATTCCCCAGGCAGCGGTGGACGAAATCAAGGCCAAAGCTAAGTTCGATCCCCAACGAGTGCTGGAAATTGAGGCGGAAGTGCGTCACGATGTCATCGCCTTTTTAACCAACGTTAATGAATATGTGGGGGATGCGGGGCGTTATATTCACCTGGGACTAACAAGCTCCGACGTACTGGACACCGCTCTGGCGTTGCAATTGGTGGCGAGCCTAGACCTGATTTTGGAGCAGTTGGAAAAACTAATTCAGGCCATCCGTTACCAAGCTCAGCAGCATCGTTACACCGTCATGGTGGGCCGTTCCCATGGTATCCATGCCGAACCCATCACATTCGGATTTAAACTCGCTGGTTGGTTAGCGGAAGTATTGAGAAACCGCGATCGCCTGGTGCGGGTAGCCCAATCCATTGCCGTGGGTAAAATTTCCGGCGCCGTGGGCACCTATGCCAACATTGACCCCAAAGTGGAGGCGATCGCCTGTCAGAAATTAGGCTTAGAACCAGATACGGCTTCCACCCAGGTCATTTCCCGAGATCGCCATGCGGAATACGTGCAACAGTTGGCTTTGCTGGCCGCCTCTTTGGAACGGTTTGCAGTGGAAATTCGCAACCTGCAACGCACCGATGTTTTGGAAGTGGAGGAATATTTTTCCAAGGGCCAAAAGGGTTCTTCCGCTATGCCCCATAAACGTAACCCCATCCGCTCAGAACGATTAACGGGAATGGCCCGGCTGGTTCGGGGTCATGCAGTGGCGGCGTTGGAAAATGTAGCTCTCTGGCATGAACGGGATATTTCCCACAGTTCTGTGGAGCGGGTTGCTTTTCCCGACTGCTGTATTCTCACCCATTTTATGTTGAAGGAAACCACGGATTTGGTGAAAAATCTGTTGGTCTATCCCGAAAATATGAAACGCAATATGAACGTTTACGGCGGGGTAATTTTCAGCCAAAAAGTTCTGCTTGCCCTAGTGGAAAAAGGCATGAATCGAGAAGATGCCTACCGAGTGGTGCAGGGTTCCGCCCACCAAGCCTGGAACACGGAAGGGGGCAATTTTGAAGAGCTAGTCCGAGCTGATGCCCAGGTAACGGCCCTACTTTCTGCCGAAGAAATTGACCAGTGCTTTGACCCCCAACAACATTTGACTAACCTGGCGGAAATTTACAGCCGTTTGGATATTTAG
- a CDS encoding isoaspartyl peptidase/L-asparaginase, with protein sequence MTPKLIIHGGASSLDDKGGLATVRQSLHQIVAAVYETLTAGGSAMDAVVQGCELLENEPRFNAGTGSVLQSDGQVRMSASLMDGDRQNFSGVINVSRIKNPIQMAQFLQGQTDRILSDYGAADLAREMQLPIYDPATDFRIQEWMEERGEDVRKKMARLIADPTVGIEARKGTIGVVALDANGKIAAGTSTGGKGLERIGRVSDSAMPAGNYATRFAGVSCTGVGEDIINECLAAKVVIRVKDGQNLAQAMAKSITEALENNTDLGAIALDHQGHIAWGKTCPVLLAAYHTGTAIGDTLELTDGDHYGNASI encoded by the coding sequence ATGACCCCCAAATTAATCATCCATGGTGGTGCGAGTTCCCTCGACGATAAGGGGGGCTTGGCCACTGTGCGCCAATCCCTACATCAAATTGTGGCCGCAGTGTATGAAACCCTAACAGCGGGGGGCAGTGCCATGGATGCGGTGGTACAAGGTTGTGAATTATTGGAAAATGAGCCTCGTTTTAACGCTGGTACTGGTTCGGTGCTCCAGTCGGATGGACAAGTTCGCATGAGTGCTTCTTTGATGGACGGCGATCGCCAGAATTTTAGTGGGGTAATTAACGTTTCCCGCATTAAAAATCCGATCCAGATGGCCCAATTTTTGCAGGGGCAAACAGACCGGATTTTGTCCGATTATGGGGCGGCGGATTTAGCCAGGGAAATGCAACTGCCCATTTACGATCCCGCCACGGATTTTCGCATTCAGGAATGGATGGAGGAACGGGGAGAAGATGTGCGCAAAAAAATGGCTCGGCTAATTGCTGATCCCACCGTGGGCATTGAAGCCAGAAAAGGCACCATCGGCGTAGTGGCGTTGGATGCTAACGGCAAAATTGCGGCCGGTACTTCCACTGGGGGCAAAGGGCTAGAGCGCATTGGTCGGGTGAGTGATTCTGCTATGCCGGCGGGGAACTATGCCACCCGTTTTGCTGGGGTTAGTTGCACTGGAGTAGGGGAAGACATTATCAATGAATGTTTGGCCGCCAAGGTGGTAATCCGGGTTAAGGATGGCCAAAATTTAGCTCAAGCCATGGCAAAATCCATCACGGAAGCTTTGGAAAATAACACTGACCTGGGGGCGATCGCCTTGGATCATCAAGGCCATATTGCCTGGGGAAAAACCTGCCCTGTCCTATTGGCGGCCTATCACACCGGTACGGCGATCGGAGACACGCTGGAATTAACCGATGGCGACCACTACGGCAACGCCTCAATATAA